From Rutidosis leptorrhynchoides isolate AG116_Rl617_1_P2 chromosome 3, CSIRO_AGI_Rlap_v1, whole genome shotgun sequence, a single genomic window includes:
- the LOC139901668 gene encoding F-box/FBD/LRR-repeat protein At2g04230-like: MESELPVELIHRIQSCMSEKNAGGTCILSKSWLHAWYTIPHLRFHKDRLIDNTLERYHRLNLPIQTLDIWFEVRKHDTAPLTRWIRQVASTSCLKELSLSFDIIRDSFTLPDSIFSGKNLTGINVINEAHNCSDNIEHRRHGMFSSNNNMINCVSLRVLVLHQVNISEESKFIFLEELNVEFVYRTLNITSFVIASNTLKRLTLYANSNMPNDIQVDALALFYFYYESYNIPTTLSFPVVAPKHIELKINLATVDAGRGS; this comes from the exons ATGGAATCCGAATTACCTGTAGAGCTGATTCACCGAATACAATCGTGTATGTCTGAGAAAAACGCTGGTGGGACGTGCATATTGTCTAAGTCATGGCTACATGCTTGGTATACAATCCCACATCTCAGGTTTCATAAAGACAGGCTGATCGACAATACTCTTGAAAGATATCACCGTCTCAACTTACCAATACAAACTTTAGATATTTGGTTCGAAGTTAGGAAGCATGATACGGCTCCCCTAACACGTTGGATTCGGCAAGTAGCTTCTACAAGTTGTCTCAAGGAGCTTTCCCTTAGTTTCGATATCATTAGGGATTCGTTCACATTGCCAGATTCGATATTCTCTGGTAAAAACCTCACCGGGATCAATGTAATTAATGAAGCTCATAATTGTTCAGATAACATCGAACACAGACGCCATGGGATGTTCAGTAGCAACAACAACATGATAAATTGTGTGTCCCTCCGAGTACTCGTGTTGCATCAAGTAAATATAAGTGAAGAG TCGAAATTTATTTTTCTAGAGGAGTTGAATGTTGAATTTGTGTACCGGACCTTGAACATCACTAGCTTTGTTATCGCCAGCAATACTCTCAAAAGGCTGACTCTATATGCTAATAGTAACATGCCTAATGACATACAAGTTGATGCTCTcgcgttattttatttttattatgagAGTTATAACATACCTACTACTCTCTCGTTTCCAGTCGTTGCTCCAAAGCATATTGAGCTTAAAATCAACTTGGCCACTGTAGACGCTgggagaggatcttag